CATGGGGCAGACGGAAAAGATTTTATTAAATCCACATGATGTATGTGTGGATGACGATGAAAACCTCTACGTGGCACAATGGGCCTCAGGAAAAGTTTATCCTTACAAGTTTAACAGGGTATAATATTTATTTATGAGGATAACGTTTAAAGGTTTTGCGGAGCATCTCTTGTTTGCGGCTAATGTCTTTATTGTCTTTTTACTTGCTTTTGAGGATAAATTAAACATTCCATATTGGTTGCAGCCCTTTGGAAGAATGCATCCGATGATTTTGCATTTCCCGATTGTCATCCTGATGCTGGCAATGTTGCTGGAATTTTTCCGGTTTAAAGAGGCTTACGTTAAAGAACCGTTATACCAGAATTTTACTTCCGGTCTGTTACTTTCAGGGACGCTTTTTTCAGCGCTGACGGTAATCATGGGCTTATTTCTATCAAAGGAGGAGGGGTATTCGGGAACAGTATTGCAATGGCATAAATGGACCGGGATAAGCATTGCTTTCATCGCTTCGATCGTTTATTGGTGTAGAAATACTTCCTGGTATAAGGTTCAATTGGCCAGAGGGGGAGCAATAATTACAATTCTTTGTATAATTGCCGCAGGTCATTATGGCGCGTCCTTAACACATGGGGATAATTTTGTGCTGGAATCCGTAACCTCAGCAGGCACCCTGCCTAAAGTCCCATTGGAGCAGGCCAGGATATTTGAAGATGTTATCTTGCCTGTCTTTTCTCAAAAATGCCTGAGCTGTCATAATCTGGAAAAGGCCAAGGGGAGTTTGATGATGGAGAATGCAACGGCGATTCTTAAAGGAGGGAAGAGTGGAAAATTATTTATACCGGGAAAACCGGAAATCAGCTTGCTGCTGAAACGGATACATTTACCTATGGACGATAAAAAGCACATGCCTCCAAAAGGGAAAAATCAGTTGACTGATGAAGAGGTTGTACTTTTGAATTTATGGATTAAAGGAAATGCAGAGTTAAAGAAGAAGGTTGTTGATTTGCCTGCGAACGATTCTTTAAGGTTATTGGCCAGCACTTTTCTTGCGCCTTCGGAAGCTCCTGAAGAAAAGTATGATTTTGCAGCAGCAGATGAAAATGAGCTTAAAAAGCTGAACAATAATTACCGGATTGTATATGCATTGGCGAAGGAGTCGCCGGCATTAGCGGTAAATATTTATAATAAAAGTGAATATAAACCGGAGTCGGTCAGGCAGCTGGAAGCGGTAAAAAAACAAATCGTATCCCTGGATCTGAAAGGATTACCGGTACATGATGAGGAGTTGAAGACAATTGCGCATTTTGAAAACCTAAGGGAGCTGAATCTTAATTTTACCGATATCAAAGGAACCGGGCTAAAAGAGCTTAAGGTTTTGAAACATTTAC
This region of Pedobacter steynii genomic DNA includes:
- a CDS encoding c-type cytochrome domain-containing protein — encoded protein: MRITFKGFAEHLLFAANVFIVFLLAFEDKLNIPYWLQPFGRMHPMILHFPIVILMLAMLLEFFRFKEAYVKEPLYQNFTSGLLLSGTLFSALTVIMGLFLSKEEGYSGTVLQWHKWTGISIAFIASIVYWCRNTSWYKVQLARGGAIITILCIIAAGHYGASLTHGDNFVLESVTSAGTLPKVPLEQARIFEDVILPVFSQKCLSCHNLEKAKGSLMMENATAILKGGKSGKLFIPGKPEISLLLKRIHLPMDDKKHMPPKGKNQLTDEEVVLLNLWIKGNAELKKKVVDLPANDSLRLLASTFLAPSEAPEEKYDFAAADENELKKLNNNYRIVYALAKESPALAVNIYNKSEYKPESVRQLEAVKKQIVSLDLKGLPVHDEELKTIAHFENLRELNLNFTDIKGTGLKELKVLKHLRSLSISGTKVNYDFVKQVISIKSLKKLMIWNTGLSEADLQRLKKTNPNVLVISGFKDDGKHPIRLNQPRISTDVSIFKTSLTLQIKHPINGVQIRYTTDGSEPDSLKSNLFNRQILLKENTTLKAKAYKEGWYGSETFSANFYKSSYQADTILFLLPPDDKYKAGASKILSDHQLGDYEVNSGKWIGFRNNNMEALLLFKKPVMMQSVVLNVMRLVPTYIFPPLEVEIWGGSEKNKLRLLTRVKPETTRNGAERALLKIEAEFKPQNVSYLKIVAKNLKKLPDWHPGKGEPAWFFVDEIFLN